Proteins encoded together in one Hylaeus volcanicus isolate JK05 chromosome 3, UHH_iyHylVolc1.0_haploid, whole genome shotgun sequence window:
- the LOC128874170 gene encoding uncharacterized protein LOC128874170 has translation MGSTCHLTVAILLLVQSNLLLAHREHKVHNIVLYPDKHSWCKTTLIKQVVTWPQCSSQELDNNVCVGACFSYMVPHSEPSAPGDLIRPYCDSCQPLDSVWHTVTLDCKDEENNPITMQKKVQIITNCSCSSCMETSRIKPDYNTLLQSLTEENMDKNVNVVHETPDLLLNPNLNSSKNTTRDGVQANERFLQLLKQLKDSEKLDEFGAKELFSKFEEDVDIEKLRELLKKYSQEDEREHSHQHQHQSSGKQQQQQQQQQQHHSTTTVLHRGPHHSMVLDSDVKEKIDVEPHYLHPAVAGQEISYHDNVLVDKDKKKDF, from the exons ATGGGATCGACGTGTCATCTGACGGTGGCGATCCTGCTGCTCGTTCAGTCGAACCTGCTGCTCGCCCATCGAGAACACAAG GTCCACAACATCGTGCTGTACCCGGACAAGCACAGCTGGTGCAAGACGACCCTCATCAAGCAGGTGGTCACATGGCCGCAGTGTTCCTCGCAGGAGTTGGACAACAACGTATGCGTCGGGGCTTGCTTCTCGTATATGGTTCCTCACAGCGAGCCATCCGCTCCTGGTGACTTGATACGACCCTACTGCGACTCCTGTCAACCCTTGGACAGCGTCTGGCACACG GTTACTCTGGACTGCAAGGACGAGGAGAACAACCCGATAACGATGCAGAAGAAGGTCCAAATCATCACCAACTGTTCCTGCAGTTCCTGCATGGAGACCTCTAGGATCAAACCGGACTACAACACCCTGCTCCAGTCGCTGACGGAGGAGAACATGGATAAGAACGTGAACGTCGTCCACGAAACGCCGGATCTCCTGCTGAATCCCAACCTAAATTCTTCAAAGAATACCACCAGGGATGGCGTCCAAGCCAACGAGAGATTCCTGCAACTGTTGAAGCAGCTGAAGGACTCAGAGAAACTGGACGAGTTCGGTGCCAAGGAGTTGTTCTCCAAGTTCGAGGAAGACGTCGATATTGAGAAGCTGAGGGAGCTACTGAAGAAGTACAGCCAAGAGGACGAGAGGGAGCATTCGCATCAACATCAGCACCAGTCGTCCGGgaagcagcaacaacaacagcagcagcaacagcagcaccACTCTACGACGACCGTGCTTCATCGAGGTCCTCATCACTCGATGGTTCTGGACTCCGACGTCAAAGAGAAAATCGACGTGGAGCCGCATTATCTTCACCCAGCGGTCGCTGGTCAGGAGATCAGCTACCACGACAACGTCCTCGTGGACAAGGATAAGAAGAAGGATTTTTGA